One Epinephelus fuscoguttatus linkage group LG10, E.fuscoguttatus.final_Chr_v1 genomic window carries:
- the LOC125895877 gene encoding uncharacterized protein LOC125895877 isoform X2 — MAEPWRTPHPYQQDPEDQPVFQYQQQVPGMMGPPRPPPPPYPVGSRQVSSCNPNEDVQMGGRRSSNPYPMTPAQVYAAVLCSPPPAHTFHSLLSPPTVPSHDDNSLEISHPAIDTSTRGGQAPVDPIPENPTPQYPPFQNVKRDMEDQGPTTSRAGTEKVQTPTSPQVPCQSGGFPWQHCVRDDTSSATDDDAESLSYSPTTPEPPPVPAKQPRNARGRPIGPAPVQPLQTYTRQRLQNEYGIVPEFIEANLWLLPEGKAKTKQDRKIENTLRSQLHSVAQGPYRMLVRSLLLPLCEKVRKICRDIYAVRKGENHALSRQHHQRATSELLQLRTQLKEMTEFRDTLLTEISVLRGQLATQQFLSHKN; from the coding sequence ATGGCTGAGCCTTGGAGAACCCCACATCCATACCAGCAGGACCCAGAGGACCAGCCAGTGTTCCAGTATCAACAGCAGGTACCAGGCATGATGGgacctcctcgtcctcctccaccaccataCCCCGTGGGCAGTCGCCAGGTGTCCTCTTGCAACCCCAATGAAGATGTCCAGATGGGCGGACGACGCAGCTCCAATCCCTACCCAATGACGCCAGCGCAGGTCTACGCTGCAGTTTTGTGCAGTCCACCACCAGCACACACCTTTCATTCACTGCTGTCACCGCCAACTGTCCCCAGCCATGATGACAACTCCCTAGAAATTTCCCATCCAGCAATAGACACCTCCACCAGGGGAGGTCAGGCCCCAGTTGACCCCATCCCAGAAAACCCCACTCCACAATATCCCCCGTTCCAGAATGTAAAGAGAGACATGGAAGATCAAGGGCCTACCACCTCACGAGCTGGCACTGAAAAGGTTCAGACACCCACCTCCCCACAAGTGCCATGCCAGAGTGGAGGTTTTCCTTGGCAGCACTGTGTGCGTGATGACACCTCATCAGCAACGGATGATGATGCTGAGTCACTGAGTTACTCACCTACTACTCCTGAACCCCCTCCTGTACCAGCCAAACAACCAAGGAATGCAAGGGGCAGACCAATAGGCCCCGCTCCAGTACAACCCCTGCAGACCTACACACGTCAAAGGCTGCAGAATGAATATGGAATAGTCCCTGAATTTATTGAAGCCAATTTATGGCTGTTGCCTGAGGGAAAGGCCAAAACCAAACAGGATCGTAAAATAGAAAACACACTGCGTTCACAGCTTCACTCTGTTGCCCAAGGACCTTACCGCATGCTGGTACGcagtctcctcctccccctgtgTGAGAAAGTGCGCAAAATCTGCCGTGATATTTATGCAGTCAGAAAGGGTGAGAATCATGCGCTGAGCCGACAACATCACCAACGCGCCACCAGCGAGCTGCTGCAGTTGCGCACCCaactcaaagaaatgactgagtTCAGAGACACTCTCCTGACCGAGATCTCTGTGCTGAGAGGGCAGCTGGCGACCCAGCAATTTCTAAGCCATAAGAACTGA
- the LOC125895877 gene encoding uncharacterized protein LOC125895877 isoform X1, with amino-acid sequence MQMSECLVALGTIAAKQGQIPHREMIQLSYYKSHAYDDILVEGPGNIRLHGQAISSHCTAEGRVTAGVVCDTRGCTDTDTGHSVYTKIAHQWLQLKPPSQRKPRDVVVQRVELIRTTTWKYNLFYQWLEYSAKQVTNITCIACHRRKGLPGVRPLPNIDKCWEHKTCFTACVMWMAAGRTRWSNTTAICPGTFNNATDQFQQEFHMPPVVHLAPDLVFPFCVARGNNIEHWLENATTTNSSQEAERLIQCRYEAIITTSGGSVNLTGVQKVCNTTLEAKIQCHQVVNGGNESYVMGRHYNDTTWILTFNLTNGTTPLADIFWMCEEDLQVKVVLPANWTGICTPLMLTGQLTMLTVNGSLNNTSTRTHRSTDTSTHSWQEDASVYITWDQVPQGIPTEYQAISDGWIGSGRALGSWPLWGAVANAQYTARNSHWVNYLWYNQQRFVNWTIEALQGVSEQLHATSLMTVQNRLIIETMLAEDQGVCDVIGEHCCTVIPMHTGEEGNLTHALQNIRTLRDQHVQHSNWNTRIPSLWDWLSTLSPGRILYTIGMLLGLVVLALCVIACCILPLVQLLIKKAMTSVAGQFIIIDHGSRPETITEIYENMSGPGGKDLKDFNQSTGPNEGNQYEIMMPNNTLGQDDQKWESVEEEYVEIV; translated from the coding sequence ATGCAGATGAGTGAGTGCTTGGTGGCCTTAGGAACCATAGCTGCGAAACAAGGACAGATACCACATAGGGAGATGATACAACTAAGCTACTACAAATCACATGCTTATGACGACATCTTGGTGGAGGGTCCAGGAAATATTAGGTTGCATGGTCAAGCTATAAGTTCACACTGCACTGCAGAGGGAAGGGTGACGGCAGGAGTTGTGTGTGACACGAGAGGCTGCACTGATACAGACACAGGACACAGTGTATACACTAAAATAGCTCATCAGTGGCTTCAATTGAAACCACCATCCCAGAGAAAGCCAAGAGATGTGGTGGTGCAGAGGGTAGAACTAATTAGAACCACCACTTGGAAGTATAACCTTTTTTACCAATGGCTAGAATACTCCGCCAAACAGGTAACTAATATTACGTGTATAGCATGCCATAGAAGGAAGGGTCTACCAGGGGTCAGACCACTCCCAAACATAGATAAGTGCTGGGAACATAAAACGTGCTTTACTGCCTGTGTTATGTGGATGGCAGCGGGACGAACAAGGTGGTCCAACACGACTGCAATCTGTCCTGGAACCTTTAACAATGCCACTGATCAGTTCCAGCAGGAATTTCACATGCCCCCAGTAGTACATTTGGCACCAGATCTTGTATTCCCCTTTTGTGTAGCACGAGGAAATAATATAGAACATTGGTTGGAAAATGCCACTACAACTAACTCTTCCCAGGAAGCAGAGAGGCTGATACAGTGCAGATATGAGGCTATCATAACCACATCTGGAGGCTCAGTTAACCTCACAGGGGTACAGAAGGTGTGCAACACGACCCTAGAAGCTAAAATTCAGTGTCACCAGGTGGTAAATGGTGGGAATGAATCATATGTGATGGGACGTCATTATAATGATACCACCTGGATTTTGACATTCAATTTAACTAATGGTACAACACCACTGGCAGACATATTTTGGATGTGTGAAGAAGATTTACAGGTAAAAGTTGTACTGCCAGCAAATTGGACAGGAATCTGTACCCCACTAATGCTAACAGGCCAACTTACAATGCTGACAGTAAATGGCAGCTTAAATAACACTAGCACGCGGACTCATAGATCAACTGACACTTCCACGCACTCTTGGCAGGAGGATGCTAGTGTGTACATTACATGGGACCAGGTGCCACAAGGGATCCCTACAGAATACCAAGCCATATCAGACGGGTGGATAGGGTCAGGCAGAGCATTGGGCTCCTGGCCACTCTGGGGAGCTGTAGCCAATGCTCAGTATACAGCTCGTAATAGCCATTGGGTAAATTATTTATGGTATAATCAGCAACGATTTGTGAATTGGACGATAGAAGCCTTACAAGGTGTGAGTGAGCAATTGCATGCCACATCTTTAATGACAGTGCAGAATAGGCTCATTATCGAGACTATGCTTGCTGAAGATCAAGgggtctgtgatgtaataggGGAACATTGTTGTACTGTCATTCCTATGCACACGGGAGAAGAAGGCAATTTGACCCATGCCTTACAGAATATACGCACCTTAAGGGACCAACATGTGCAGCACTCTAATTGGAACACTAGGATTCCTTCACTTTGGGATTGGTTATCAACATTATCCCCAGGGAGGATCTTATACACAATTGGAATGTTATTGGGACTTGTTGTTTTGGCTCTTTGTGTAATAGCCTGTTGTATTCTCCCTTTAGTGCAACTTCTTATCAAAAAAGCGATGACAAGCGTCGCAGGACAATTTATTATAATAGATCATGGTTCTCGTCCTGAGACAATCACAGAAAtatatgaaaacatgagtgGCCCTGGAGGAAAAGACCTTAAAGATTTCAACCAAAGCACAGGGCCGAATGAGGGGAATCAGTATGAAATAATGATGCCAAACAATACACTGGGTCAGGATGATCAGAAATGGGAGTCAGTTGAGGAAGAGTATGTGGAAATAGTGTAG
- the LOC125895877 gene encoding uncharacterized protein LOC125895877 isoform X3: protein MRRSHISLRAVFQQVKGATADRGVDIPADLQRIVPGELVYVKVFKRKWDQSRREGPYKVILATPTALKVEGKDVWFHLNHCCRANPQGPYPGLEPGREQPLQKVINQKGMATPPHRNRGQGGQHALREDAGQRQPRVMAAVQPRVRAAGHYRRGYQQWQRAHQRGAPQPPGLTANLNPMSHHLLEIGKIMRGQVQRERWLQRQKDRREREQRQREKKEEKKASAQNQAKVEQQTQVQT, encoded by the coding sequence GGCAGTGTTCCAGCAGGTGAAAGGGGccacagcagacagaggggtcgaCATCCCGGCAGACCTCCAGAGAATTGTTCCTGGAGAATTGGTGTACGTCAAGGTGTTCAAAAGAAAGTGGGACCAGTCACGAAGGGAAGGTCCATACAAGGTGATACTTGCCACACCAACTGCCTTGAAAGTTGAAGGTAAGGACGTTTGGTTCCAtcttaaccactgctgcagagctaacCCACAAGGCCCATACCCTGGCCTAGAACCAGGCAGAGAGCAGCCTCTTCAGAAAGTGATCAACCAGAAGGGGATGGCGACACCTCCCCACAGGAACAGGGGACAAGGAGGTCAGCACGCGTTGCGCGAAGACGCAGGGCAGAGGCAGCCCAGGGTGATGGCAGCAGTCCAGCCCAGAGTGAGAGCAGCGGGTCACTACAGGAGAGGGTATCAACAGTGGCAGAGAGCTCATCAGAGAGGAGCTCCTCAACCGCCAGGACTGACAGCCAATCTCAATCCCATGAGTCACCATCTGCTAGAGATAGGGAAGATCATGAGAGGACaagtgcagagagagaggtggctgcagaggcagaaggacaggagggagagggaacagaggcagagagagaagaaggaggagaagaaagcctcagctcagaatcaggCGAAAGTAGAGCAGCAGACACAGGTTCAGACTTAG